One window from the genome of Rattus rattus isolate New Zealand unplaced genomic scaffold, Rrattus_CSIRO_v1 PGA_scaffold_71, whole genome shotgun sequence encodes:
- the LOC116889737 gene encoding probable cytosol aminopeptidase, with the protein MEIQRITFSSGKENAFRRVDDKNGVIELNTGEIGTSAELYEVIQKKLGEASEELSIDRDSFRQLEFGFGDKERDLALATLHLDSTFVSFSLKKKEDLEKEYRKWSLEGQDWDEEVSNILEGTRLTRKLQNTPPNLMMPENFVEEARKYLEGISGIEINVISGGDLKKEKLGLIEAVGGASEHAPRLLIVKYSAAGSKEYMALVGKGVCYDSGGLNIKTGSYMSKMKFDMSGAAVSLGVVGALARNKCKNSIVVAIPLVENAVGPKSYRADDVLISRNGMSVEIENTDAEGRLVLADALAYVADVYKPKEIMTIATLTGAIGYALGYKYAGAWSTEDDMSSRLLESSKQWGEWIWRMPLDDYYLKALKKTKVADIANSAKTGAGGSNRAAMFLKEFTNKLPYIHLDIANIDHCDKTGEPTAPLFKTIYFYMSGR; encoded by the coding sequence ATGGAGATTCAGAGAATAACTTTTAGTTCCGGGAAGGAAAATGCTTTTCGTAGAGTTGATGATAAGAATGGAGTAATTGAGCTGAACACTGGAGAGATAGGTACAAGCGCAGAACTATATGAGGTGATTCAGAAGAAGCTTGGGGAGGCTAGTGAAGAACTTTCCATAGATCGGGATAGTTTCCGGCAGTTGGAGTTTGGATTTGGAGATAAGGAGAGGGATCTAGCATTGGCCACCCTTCATCTTGATAGTACCTTTGTATCCTTCAgtcttaaaaagaaggaagatttggAGAAGGAATATCGAAAGTGGAGTTTGGAGGGACAGGATTGGGATGAAGAAGTATCGAATATTCTTGAGGGCACTAGGCTTACTAGAAAACTTCAAAATACTCCTCCGAATCTGATGATGCCGGAAAACTTTGTTGAGGAGGCCAGAAAGTATCTTGAAGGAATTAGTGGTATAGAGATCAATGTCATTTCAGGAGGTGATTTGAAGAAGGAGAAGCTTGGACTGATAGAGGCGGTTGGAGGCGCTTCGGAGCATGCCCCAAGACTGCTTATTGTCAAATATTCGGCTGCAGGTTCCAAAGAGTACATGGCTCTTGTGGGTAAGGGTGTGTGCTACGACAGCGGAGGACTTAACATCAAAACCGGAAGTTACATGTCAAAGATGAAATTTGACATGTCCGGAGCAGCGGTGAGTCTTGGGGTGGTAGGCGCTCTGGCCCGGAACAAGTGCAAAAATAGCATTGTGGTGGCCATTCCTCTTGTAGAGAATGCAGTTGGTCCCAAGAGCTACAGAGCCGATGATGTGTTGATCTCTCGAAATGGAATGAGTGTTGAGATAGAGAATACCGATGCGGAAGGTAGATTGGTTTTGGCGGATGCCCTAGCATACGTTGCTGATGTGTACAAACCCAAGGAGATAATGACCATAGCCACCCTAACCGGAGCAATAGGATATGCTTTGGGATACAAGTATGCCGGCGCTTGGTCCACCGAAGACGACATGTCGTCCAGACTTCTTGAATCCTCCAAACAATGGGGAGAATGGATCTGGAGAATGCCTCTGGATGACTACTACCTTAAGGCCCTAAAGAAAACTAAGGTTGCCGACATAGCCAATAGTGCTAAAACCGGAGCAGGAGGAAGTAACAGGGCTGCCATGTTCCTAAAAGAATTCACAAATAAGCTTCCATATATACACCTGGACATAGCAAATATAGACCATTGTGACAAAACAGGCGAACCTACGGCTCCTTTGTTTAAAACCATATACTTCTATATGTCTGGAAGATAA
- the LOC116889736 gene encoding phosphate import ATP-binding protein PstB-like yields the protein MVLFILPYLTTLFHTNLSGVHHRYRESSYILGISRAKTFWSIVVPMAMNKLIFSVLLTIGKIIGETAPLYLTAGINSAQGTLFMYQGQTLTTRIYSQLYESNLSKSTHIVNETSFYCILFIFTMVFMGRNLLRPQKEKTRTDLVENRVGPQKFIMEIKNLSVWVGGKKNGVQILKDVNIRIPENKIVAIIGPSGSGKSSLLRALNKTNFGEEFIYKGEINYYGKNVLQKGYPIEYLRTQIGAVMQKPVMFPMSVRENILFALKSHGMVQNDRLEIILEKSLRDAHLWDEVKDRLNAKPETILSIGQQQRLCIARAIALQPRVLLMDEPTSALDLKASRKIEELILKINRSGMSTIILISHSLSQVERISDYTIFIKDGEVIEQGRTRDIFRNPTHPDTREFLGNRI from the exons ATGGTTTTATTCATACTCCCCTATTTAACTACACTCTTTCACACCAATCTTTCGGGCGTCCACCATAGATACAGGGAATCCTCCTATATCCTTGGCATAAGCCGAGCAAAAACCTTCTGGAGCATAGTAGTTCCTATGGCCATGAATAAACTAATATTTTCGGTGCTTCTAACCATCGGAAAGATAATAGGAGAAACGGCCCCACTCTATCTCACAGCCGGTATTAATAGCGCCCAAGGCACCCTATTCATGTACCAGGGACAGACCCTCACCACGAGAATCTACTCACAGCTGTACGAATCTAACCTTTCCAAAAGCACTCACATAGTCAACGAAACCTCCTTCTATTGCATCCTCTTCATCTTCACGATGGTCTTTATGGGAAG GAATTTACTTAGACCACAAAAGGAGAAGACCAGAACTGATCTGGTCGAAAACCGTGTGGGCCCTCAGAAGTTCATCATGGAAATCAAGAACCTAAGCGTTTGGGTGGGGGGCAAAAAGAACGGAGTACAGATTCTGAAGGACGTCAATATTCGAATTCCAGAAAATAAGATAGTGGCAATTATAGGTCCTTCCGGATCAGGAAAGAGTAGCCTTCTGAGGGCCCTAAACAAGACCAACTTCGGAGAGGAATTCATCTACAAGGGAGAAATAAATTACTACGGCAAAAACGTTCTCCAGAAGGGATATCCCATAGAGTATCTAAGGACCCAAATAGGGGCCGTAATGCAGAAGCCGGTCATGTTCCCCATGAGCGTGAGAGAAAACATCCTCTTTGCCCTAAAGTCCCACGGAATGGTCCAGAATGACCGTTTGGAGATAATACTAGAGAAGTCCCTTAGGGATGCCCACCTATGGGACGAAGTGAAGGATAGGTTGAACGCCAAACCCGAAACCATTCTATCCATAGGTCAGCAGCAGCGGCTGTGCATAGCCAGAGCAATAGCTCTCCAGCCCCGTGTCCTTCTCATGGACGAGCCTACTTCTGCTCTCGACCTAAAGGCCAGCCGTAAGATAGAAGAGCTGATACTAAAGATCAATCGAAGCGGAATGTCCACCATAATCCTTATCTCCCATTCACTTTCCCAGGTGGAGCGCATCAGCGACTATACCATCTTCATAAAGGACGGAGAGGTGATAGAGCAAGGGAGAACCCGTGATATATTCAGGAACCCAACCCACCCCGATACAAGAGAATTCTTGGGAAACagaatatag